One stretch of Gemmatimonadaceae bacterium DNA includes these proteins:
- the rplF gene encoding 50S ribosomal protein L6, translated as MSRIGKLPVSIPKGVTVAVDGNTIRVKGPKGELTRKVAQDISVAVENDTIKVSRPSDEPNHKALHGLTRTLIANMVEGVTKGYQKQLEISGVGYKAEVRPFGLQLALGFSHPVQYKAPSGIKLTAPQPTQIFIDGADKEMVGQVAAELRQLRPPEPYKGKGIKYAGEQIRRKAGKAGGK; from the coding sequence ATGTCACGTATTGGAAAGCTTCCGGTCAGCATACCCAAAGGGGTCACGGTTGCCGTTGACGGGAACACGATTCGCGTCAAGGGTCCGAAAGGCGAGCTGACGCGCAAGGTCGCCCAGGATATTTCGGTCGCGGTCGAGAACGACACCATCAAGGTATCGCGTCCGTCGGACGAGCCGAACCACAAGGCGCTCCACGGCCTAACGAGAACGCTCATCGCCAACATGGTCGAGGGCGTCACGAAGGGATATCAGAAGCAGCTCGAGATCTCGGGCGTTGGGTACAAGGCGGAGGTCCGGCCATTCGGGCTGCAGCTCGCCCTGGGCTTCTCCCATCCGGTGCAGTACAAGGCGCCGTCGGGGATCAAGCTGACCGCGCCGCAGCCGACGCAGATCTTTATCGACGGCGCAGACAAGGAAATGGTCGGACAGGTCGCGGCCGAGCTGCGCCAACTTCGGCCACCCGAGCCGTACAAGGGCAAGGGCATCAAGTACGCTGGTGAACAGATCCGTCGTAAGGCGGGCAAGGCAGGAGGTAAGTAA
- the rplR gene encoding 50S ribosomal protein L18 — protein sequence MPVMRPPKTKVERRYRRHLRVRKKVSGTEDRPRLVIRRSLKHIYAQLVDDAANRTLMTVTSQDIEGKKTEKSSEVGKRIAARAKEAGITKVVFDRAGYRYHGRVKALADGAREGGLEF from the coding sequence ATGCCGGTGATGCGTCCCCCGAAGACGAAGGTCGAACGGCGATATCGTCGCCATCTTCGTGTTCGGAAAAAGGTCAGCGGTACCGAGGATCGCCCGCGTCTCGTCATTCGCCGTTCGCTCAAGCACATCTACGCGCAGCTGGTCGACGACGCGGCGAACCGCACGCTCATGACGGTCACGAGCCAGGACATCGAAGGGAAGAAGACCGAGAAGTCGTCGGAAGTCGGAAAGCGGATCGCCGCGCGCGCGAAGGAAGCGGGTATCACGAAAGTCGTGTTCGATCGGGCGGGATATCGATATCATGGCCGCGTGAAGGCGCTGGCCGACGGTGCCCGCGAGGGCGGGCTGGAGTTCTAA